From Rhodobium gokarnense, a single genomic window includes:
- the sciP gene encoding CtrA inhibitor SciP, which yields MTDRVRPRVKYVIGPDGSPLTIADLPPVDTKRWVIRRKAEVVAAVRGGLLSLEEACQRYTLTIEELLSWQNSIDRHGLAGLRATRIQQYRN from the coding sequence ATGACCGATCGAGTGCGACCGCGAGTTAAATACGTCATTGGTCCGGATGGAAGTCCTCTGACCATCGCCGATCTGCCGCCCGTCGATACCAAACGATGGGTGATCCGCCGCAAGGCGGAAGTGGTCGCTGCGGTGCGTGGTGGTCTCCTATCCCTTGAGGAAGCGTGCCAGCGCTACACCTTGACGATCGAGGAGCTGCTGTCATGGCAGAATTCCATCGACCGTCATGGTCTCGCCGGCTTGCGGGCAACGCGGATACAGCAGTATCGCAACTGA